One window of the Pseudomonas sp. S04 genome contains the following:
- a CDS encoding sterol desaturase family protein encodes MKRWFTTLYAPVFLGGFLALGIAVVGVAGRSPGWLLVIFLCALLVSFLAERALPYEPQWNRNQGDGWRDVAHALVNEACNGLALLILPGLVALLSFEGLWPGSWPLWGQLLLAIGIADAGVSLTHYVSHHVPWMWRLHAVHHSVQRLYGFNGLMKHPLHQMLEAAVGFLPLIVLGIPLDVALLLAFAISLQLLLQHSNVDMTPGVLSQVFAWAPVHRLHHMKYGAAGNVNFGLFFNLWDRLLGTALHAGAYSIRQGELGIGNRADYPQGYVEQLLEPFKPEQFTDEPQVPEALRR; translated from the coding sequence ATGAAACGCTGGTTTACAACGCTGTATGCCCCGGTTTTCCTGGGTGGATTCCTCGCTCTCGGTATCGCTGTAGTCGGTGTCGCAGGCCGTTCGCCCGGGTGGCTGCTGGTGATTTTTCTCTGTGCCCTGCTGGTGTCGTTCCTGGCCGAACGGGCGCTGCCGTATGAACCGCAGTGGAACCGCAACCAGGGTGATGGCTGGCGCGATGTGGCCCATGCACTGGTCAACGAAGCCTGCAATGGGCTGGCGTTGCTGATTTTACCGGGGCTGGTGGCGCTGTTGTCGTTCGAGGGCCTGTGGCCCGGCAGTTGGCCGCTGTGGGGGCAGTTGCTGCTGGCGATCGGGATTGCCGATGCGGGCGTCAGCCTGACCCACTACGTCAGTCACCACGTGCCCTGGATGTGGCGGTTGCATGCGGTGCATCACAGTGTCCAGCGGCTCTATGGCTTCAACGGCTTGATGAAACATCCGCTGCACCAGATGCTCGAGGCGGCGGTGGGGTTTTTGCCCTTGATCGTGCTGGGTATTCCGCTGGACGTGGCCTTGCTGCTGGCGTTCGCCATCAGTCTGCAGTTGCTGTTGCAGCACTCCAACGTCGACATGACCCCGGGAGTGTTGTCCCAGGTGTTCGCCTGGGCGCCGGTCCACCGCCTGCACCATATGAAGTACGGTGCAGCGGGCAATGTGAATTTCGGTCTGTTTTTCAATCTGTGGGACCGTTTGCTCGGCACTGCCCTGCACGCCGGCGCGTATTCGATCAGGCAGGGTGAATTGGGGATTGGCAATCGGGCGGATTATCCCCAGGGGTATGTCGAGCAACTGCTGGAGCCGTTCAAGCCCGAGCAATTCACTGACGAGCCGCAGGTGCCAGAGGCGTTGCGTCGCTAA
- a CDS encoding PepSY domain-containing protein, whose protein sequence is MKKLTTLFTAAALTLTAGFAMADVRPDQIPGLLKAGTVMDFEKLNQAALAQHPGTTAANITDTELDHNATTGAYVYEVEIRDTKNVEWDVKLDAKTGAVLSNVQDK, encoded by the coding sequence ATGAAAAAGTTGACCACCCTGTTCACCGCCGCTGCCCTGACCCTGACCGCCGGTTTCGCCATGGCTGACGTGCGCCCGGACCAGATCCCGGGGCTGCTCAAGGCCGGCACCGTCATGGACTTTGAAAAGCTCAACCAGGCGGCCCTCGCCCAACACCCAGGCACCACCGCGGCCAACATCACCGACACCGAGCTGGACCATAACGCCACCACCGGCGCCTATGTCTACGAAGTGGAAATCCGTGATACCAAGAATGTCGAGTGGGACGTCAAGCTCGACGCCAAGACCGGCGCAGTCCTGAGCAACGTGCAAGACAAGTAA
- a CDS encoding GAF domain-containing sensor histidine kinase translates to MSPTVAADIATIGRISAVPAMLQVIRDMTGLRFAAVARVTGTSWTACAVLDQLDFGLLVGGELDIASTLCHQVRASHLPVVIDKASDDPLYCQHHTPRLYQFESYISVPVFRTDGRFFGTICALDPNPAELRSSTIQSTVESFARLLSLQIEAEENLQQTEAQLREERHSAELREQFIAVLGHDLRNPLFAITMAAERALHKHPNPTTDTLLQHILDSGRRASQLVEDILDFARGRMGGGIPVVIAACPDLEQTLQQVISEVRCVHPRRQIIARFGELTAIHCDRERVAQLLSNLVANAVVHGAADGTIEVSAQIEQGRFVLQVKNQGQIAESVLPQLFQPYSRPASGTPQAGLGLGLYIASQIARSHAGDLEVTSSEQDGTLFTFSLPLTAQH, encoded by the coding sequence ATGAGCCCAACAGTGGCAGCCGATATCGCGACCATCGGTCGCATCAGTGCAGTGCCCGCCATGCTCCAGGTCATTCGAGACATGACGGGCCTGCGTTTCGCGGCGGTGGCGCGGGTCACCGGAACCTCCTGGACCGCCTGTGCGGTGCTCGACCAGCTGGATTTCGGCCTGTTGGTGGGCGGCGAACTGGACATTGCCAGCACCCTCTGCCACCAGGTTCGCGCCAGCCATCTGCCGGTGGTGATCGACAAGGCCAGTGACGATCCCCTGTATTGCCAGCACCACACCCCCAGGCTGTACCAGTTCGAAAGTTACATCTCGGTGCCGGTGTTCCGCACCGATGGACGTTTCTTCGGCACCATTTGCGCACTCGACCCCAATCCCGCCGAGCTCAGGTCCAGCACCATCCAGAGCACCGTGGAATCTTTTGCGCGCCTGCTGTCGTTGCAGATCGAGGCCGAAGAGAACCTGCAGCAAACCGAGGCCCAGCTACGCGAGGAACGCCACTCGGCCGAGTTGCGTGAACAGTTCATCGCCGTGCTCGGCCATGACCTGCGCAACCCGCTGTTTGCCATCACCATGGCTGCCGAGCGCGCGTTGCACAAACATCCCAACCCGACCACCGACACCCTGCTCCAGCACATACTCGACAGCGGACGCCGGGCCTCGCAACTGGTCGAGGACATCCTCGACTTTGCCCGTGGGCGCATGGGTGGCGGGATTCCGGTGGTGATCGCCGCCTGCCCGGACCTCGAACAAACCCTGCAGCAGGTGATCAGCGAAGTGCGTTGTGTCCATCCACGGCGCCAGATCATCGCCCGTTTTGGCGAGCTGACGGCCATTCACTGTGACCGCGAAAGAGTCGCACAACTGCTCTCCAACCTGGTCGCCAACGCGGTCGTCCATGGCGCCGCCGACGGCACCATTGAAGTCAGCGCACAGATCGAACAGGGGCGTTTTGTGCTCCAGGTGAAAAACCAGGGCCAGATTGCCGAATCAGTCCTGCCCCAGTTGTTCCAGCCCTACTCCAGACCGGCCAGCGGAACACCCCAGGCCGGCCTCGGCCTGGGCTTGTACATTGCCAGCCAGATCGCCCGCTCCCATGCCGGGGACCTCGAGGTAACCTCCTCTGAACAGGACGGCACCCTGTTCACCTTCAGCCTGCCGCTCACTGCCCAGCACTGA
- a CDS encoding methyl-accepting chemotaxis protein, translating to MSQGTNEQFSRTDQVATAMNEMSATAQEVARHAAAAARAADDADQSAQQGELVMQSTIDSITQMRGEIANTATVIRRLETDSGRIGKVLEVIRGIAEQTNLLALNAAIEAARAGEAGRGFAVVADEVRSLAQRTAASIIEINQIIQSVQTGAVDAALAIENGQSRSNESVEQVTQAGLMLERITESVEAIRDMNRQIATAAEEQTSVAEDISRNLTEITSIASTNLDNVQRTEAASNNLHGLSGQLNAVTARLSA from the coding sequence ATGTCCCAGGGCACCAACGAGCAGTTCAGTCGTACCGATCAGGTGGCGACCGCGATGAACGAAATGTCCGCCACCGCCCAGGAGGTTGCGCGCCATGCCGCCGCTGCCGCGCGGGCGGCGGATGATGCGGACCAGTCGGCCCAGCAGGGGGAACTGGTGATGCAGAGCACCATTGATTCGATCACCCAGATGCGCGGGGAAATTGCCAACACCGCCACCGTGATCCGCCGCCTGGAAACCGACAGCGGGCGTATCGGCAAGGTCCTGGAAGTGATCCGCGGGATTGCCGAACAGACCAATCTGCTGGCGCTCAACGCGGCCATCGAAGCGGCGCGCGCCGGTGAAGCCGGGCGCGGTTTTGCCGTGGTCGCCGATGAAGTACGCAGCCTGGCCCAACGCACGGCGGCCTCGATCATCGAGATCAACCAGATCATCCAGAGCGTGCAGACCGGTGCCGTGGACGCGGCACTGGCGATTGAAAACGGTCAGTCGCGCAGCAACGAGAGCGTCGAGCAGGTGACCCAGGCCGGGCTGATGCTGGAGCGCATCACCGAGTCGGTGGAAGCGATTCGCGACATGAACCGCCAGATCGCCACCGCAGCCGAGGAGCAGACCTCGGTGGCCGAGGATATTTCACGCAACCTGACCGAGATCACCAGCATCGCCAGCACCAACCTGGACAACGTGCAGCGCACTGAAGCGGCGAGCAATAACCTGCACGGTTTGTCTGGCCAACTCAATGCAGTGACGGCGCGCCTGAGTGCCTGA
- a CDS encoding transporter, with product MNHSIDQRHRDADLFGLLYGFSFRPGEPAREITSAQALQRLQQPDSADEFLWLHLNLAHAACERWMKAHLALPEEFFEALHEGSRSTRIEHVDSALLAVVNDVVFNLSNLVSSDVSTLWVCARSRLIISARLQPLHSVDKLRSSVKAGERFRSPLELLVHLLRDQGEVLTQIVRKTSLSVDQVEDQLLSSRLSTNRAELGANRRVLVRLQRLLALEPGSLLRLLNRPPQWLQKDDVKELRKSTEEFALIINDLTALGERIKLLQEEIAANLNEQSNRTLFTLTVVTVLALPINIIAGFFGMNVGGVPLSGDPHGFWVLVALVASFTVIAGRWAFRKRGDY from the coding sequence ATGAACCACAGCATCGACCAACGCCACCGCGACGCCGATCTTTTTGGCCTGCTCTACGGGTTCAGCTTTCGCCCCGGCGAACCCGCTCGGGAAATCACCTCGGCCCAGGCCCTGCAGCGCCTGCAACAGCCCGACAGTGCCGATGAGTTTCTCTGGCTGCACCTGAACCTGGCCCACGCGGCCTGCGAGCGCTGGATGAAAGCGCACCTGGCGTTACCCGAAGAATTCTTCGAAGCCCTGCATGAGGGCTCGCGCTCGACCCGCATCGAGCACGTCGACTCGGCCTTGCTGGCGGTGGTCAACGATGTGGTGTTCAACCTCAGCAACCTGGTGTCATCGGATGTCTCGACCCTGTGGGTCTGCGCCCGCAGTCGGCTGATCATCAGCGCACGCCTGCAACCGCTGCACTCGGTGGACAAACTGCGCTCCTCGGTCAAGGCCGGTGAGCGCTTTCGCTCACCCCTGGAGTTGCTGGTGCATCTGCTGCGCGACCAGGGCGAGGTGCTGACCCAGATCGTGCGCAAGACCAGCCTCAGCGTGGATCAGGTCGAGGACCAGTTGCTGTCCTCGCGACTGTCCACCAACCGTGCCGAACTCGGTGCCAACCGTCGCGTGCTGGTGCGCCTGCAACGCCTGCTGGCGCTGGAACCCGGTTCCCTGCTGCGCCTGCTCAACCGTCCGCCGCAGTGGTTGCAGAAGGACGACGTCAAGGAGCTGCGCAAATCCACCGAAGAATTTGCGCTGATCATCAATGACCTCACGGCCCTGGGCGAGCGGATCAAGCTGCTGCAGGAGGAAATCGCCGCCAACCTCAACGAACAGAGCAACCGCACCCTGTTCACCCTGACCGTGGTCACCGTACTGGCCCTGCCGATCAATATCATTGCCGGCTTCTTCGGCATGAACGTCGGCGGCGTACCGCTGTCTGGCGACCCGCACGGGTTCTGGGTGTTGGTGGCGCTGGTCGCCAGCTTTACCGTGATTGCCGGACGCTGGGCGTTTCGCAAGCGTGGGGATTACTGA
- a CDS encoding purine-cytosine permease family protein: MAALSQSSQTGQDPANHPVPAGARMGRLSLTMAWWAVCSAMFYIVVGASLALSYGSRNALIGMLLSVLSYGLINSVLSRFAIRSGLSVALFSRLLFGSTGACLATLIFFSTAIYYAVFEGSVIAVALNHLYPELVYPLAALLVVLYSVPMILGSVQHWLDKLNGVLLPIYLGGLLVAVGLSISRYGYQPQWLDFGPANPSAFGWWDCFVAYMGVWVLMLFTFDYARFGKPEDQTYHGRWNFGMPFYAVTFLLNGAAGIYLVSSIPHEGALNEVSVVMAILQLMGLWGLLFVWATQTRINTANYYLATLNMQAFFGRFGVRGSYLVWALAVGVIVYALMLADVFAYLLKALAYQGIFVVAWVGVALAQILYGRSDVASLARVSAYNPAGLVAWFGGTALGLMLMFAGPGLSSFSAPLTGVLAFGLQFALSRRQATTVVTPTL, from the coding sequence ATGGCTGCTTTATCGCAATCGAGTCAAACCGGGCAGGACCCGGCCAACCACCCAGTCCCCGCTGGCGCACGCATGGGCCGACTGTCCCTGACCATGGCCTGGTGGGCCGTGTGCAGCGCCATGTTCTACATCGTGGTCGGCGCGTCGCTGGCTTTATCCTATGGCTCCCGCAATGCGCTGATCGGCATGCTCCTGTCGGTGCTCAGCTACGGGCTGATCAACAGTGTGCTCAGTCGGTTTGCGATTCGCAGCGGCCTGTCCGTGGCGCTGTTTTCGCGGTTGTTGTTTGGCAGCACCGGTGCCTGCCTGGCGACGCTGATCTTCTTTTCTACGGCGATCTACTACGCGGTGTTCGAGGGTTCGGTGATCGCCGTGGCGCTCAACCACTTGTACCCGGAACTGGTCTACCCGCTGGCCGCCTTGCTGGTGGTGCTGTACAGCGTGCCGATGATCCTGGGGAGCGTGCAGCACTGGCTGGACAAGCTCAATGGCGTGTTATTGCCGATCTATCTCGGCGGTCTGCTGGTGGCGGTGGGTTTGTCCATCAGTCGCTACGGTTACCAGCCGCAGTGGCTGGATTTCGGGCCGGCCAATCCCAGTGCGTTTGGCTGGTGGGATTGCTTCGTCGCGTACATGGGCGTCTGGGTGTTGATGCTCTTCACCTTCGACTATGCCCGCTTCGGCAAACCCGAGGATCAGACGTACCACGGCCGTTGGAACTTCGGCATGCCGTTCTATGCGGTGACTTTTTTGCTCAATGGCGCGGCGGGGATTTACCTGGTCAGCAGCATTCCCCATGAGGGCGCGTTGAACGAAGTCTCGGTGGTAATGGCAATCCTGCAACTGATGGGGCTGTGGGGCTTGTTGTTTGTCTGGGCCACGCAGACCCGGATCAACACCGCCAACTACTACCTGGCGACGCTGAACATGCAGGCGTTTTTCGGCCGGTTCGGTGTACGGGGTTCGTACCTGGTGTGGGCGCTGGCGGTGGGGGTGATCGTCTACGCCCTGATGCTGGCCGATGTGTTTGCCTACCTGCTGAAGGCGCTGGCCTATCAAGGGATTTTTGTGGTGGCCTGGGTCGGCGTGGCGCTGGCGCAGATCCTCTATGGGCGCAGTGATGTGGCGTCGCTTGCGCGTGTCTCGGCCTACAACCCGGCAGGTTTGGTGGCGTGGTTTGGCGGCACGGCGCTGGGGCTGATGCTGATGTTTGCCGGTCCGGGGCTGAGCAGCTTCTCCGCGCCGTTGACCGGGGTGCTGGCGTTCGGGCTGCAGTTCGCACTCTCGCGCAGGCAGGCGACAACCGTGGTGACCCCAACCTTGTAG
- a CDS encoding biotin-dependent carboxyltransferase family protein has product MIKVLKPGLATSVQDLGREGFYHLGIPPSGALDQYALSAANQLVGNPAGAAALECTLLGPELEFAEDALVAVCGAHMTPRVDGVEMHADTAFTVKAGQVLRFDFPKAGARAYLAVAGGIDVPLVLGSRSTYALGALGGFQGRRLVAGDELPVGVASGKSRAGASLPMALRQSLGGEISLRVVPGLYYERLSEAAASSFFAEPWTVGSEADRIGYRFKGGSALSFQPREQPFGAGSDPSNIVDSCYPIGSIQVPAGLEPIVLHRDAVSGGGYAMIGTVISADLDLIGQMQPNQKARFVAVTLEQALEARRSYKKKLSCLSKLFPS; this is encoded by the coding sequence ATGATCAAGGTACTCAAACCCGGTCTTGCCACCTCGGTACAGGACCTGGGCCGCGAAGGTTTTTACCACCTGGGGATTCCGCCCTCCGGTGCGCTCGACCAATACGCCTTGAGCGCCGCCAACCAACTGGTGGGCAACCCGGCCGGGGCAGCGGCGCTGGAGTGCACGCTGCTGGGGCCGGAGCTGGAGTTTGCCGAAGACGCGTTGGTGGCGGTGTGCGGTGCGCACATGACACCACGGGTCGATGGCGTGGAAATGCATGCCGACACCGCGTTCACGGTCAAGGCCGGCCAAGTGCTGCGTTTTGATTTCCCCAAGGCCGGTGCCCGCGCGTACTTGGCGGTGGCCGGTGGCATTGATGTGCCGCTGGTGTTGGGCAGTCGCTCAACCTATGCGTTGGGAGCGCTGGGCGGGTTCCAGGGTCGCCGCTTGGTCGCCGGTGACGAGTTGCCGGTGGGTGTTGCCAGTGGCAAGAGCCGTGCGGGGGCCAGTCTGCCCATGGCCTTGCGGCAGTCGCTGGGGGGCGAAATCAGCTTGCGGGTGGTGCCGGGCCTGTACTACGAGCGCTTGAGCGAAGCAGCGGCCAGCAGCTTTTTCGCTGAGCCCTGGACGGTCGGCTCGGAGGCGGACCGCATCGGCTATCGCTTCAAGGGTGGCAGCGCCTTGAGTTTCCAACCCCGGGAGCAGCCGTTCGGGGCCGGCTCCGATCCGTCGAACATCGTCGACAGTTGTTACCCGATCGGCTCGATCCAGGTTCCGGCCGGGCTCGAACCGATCGTGCTGCACCGCGATGCGGTGTCCGGTGGTGGCTACGCGATGATTGGTACGGTGATCAGTGCCGACCTCGACCTGATCGGCCAGATGCAGCCCAACCAGAAGGCGCGGTTTGTCGCGGTGACCCTGGAGCAGGCGCTGGAAGCACGACGTTCCTACAAGAAAAAACTCAGCTGCCTGAGCAAGCTGTTCCCTTCCTGA
- a CDS encoding 5-oxoprolinase subunit B family protein — MNKPIRYSFGADEHLFAEVSDSMSLEAFFKGMAVTRAVERLALDGVLDVCLANASFQIRFDPDRIAPHDLLEAVKGAEAEAIAERTLHTRIIEIPVLYNDPWTHETLMRFRDRHQDPSATDLEYAARINGLADVDAFIAAHSGAPWFVSMVGFVAGLPFMFQMVERERQLQVPKYLRPRTDTPKLTLGHGGCFGCIYSVRGAGGYQMFGVTPAPIYDPQQNLAYLKEHMVFFRPGDIVQFKPMDRAAYDQAVAEVDAGRFDLRIRPVEFSLDAFLADPVGYPKSLQEVLA; from the coding sequence ATGAACAAGCCGATCCGCTACAGCTTTGGCGCCGATGAACATCTGTTCGCCGAAGTCAGTGACAGCATGTCTCTGGAAGCATTCTTCAAGGGCATGGCCGTGACCCGTGCGGTCGAGCGCCTGGCCCTGGATGGCGTGCTGGATGTGTGCCTGGCCAACGCCTCATTCCAGATCCGCTTCGATCCGGACCGCATCGCGCCCCATGACCTGCTCGAAGCGGTCAAGGGCGCAGAGGCCGAAGCGATTGCCGAACGCACCCTGCACACGCGGATCATCGAGATTCCGGTGCTCTACAACGACCCCTGGACCCACGAGACCCTGATGCGTTTTCGCGACCGGCATCAGGACCCGAGTGCCACGGACCTGGAGTACGCGGCGCGAATCAATGGCCTGGCGGACGTCGATGCGTTCATTGCCGCCCACAGTGGTGCGCCCTGGTTCGTCTCGATGGTCGGCTTTGTCGCCGGCCTGCCGTTCATGTTCCAGATGGTCGAGCGCGAGCGCCAGTTACAGGTGCCCAAGTACCTGCGGCCGCGCACCGACACGCCGAAGCTGACCCTGGGCCACGGCGGCTGCTTCGGCTGCATCTACTCGGTGCGTGGCGCCGGTGGTTATCAGATGTTTGGCGTGACGCCGGCACCGATCTACGATCCGCAGCAGAACCTGGCGTACCTGAAAGAGCACATGGTGTTTTTCCGCCCCGGCGACATCGTGCAGTTCAAGCCCATGGACCGCGCGGCCTATGACCAGGCCGTGGCCGAAGTGGATGCGGGGCGCTTCGACCTGCGGATTCGACCGGTGGAGTTTTCCCTGGACGCGTTCCTCGCCGACCCCGTTGGTTATCCCAAGTCGTTGCAGGAGGTGCTGGCATGA
- a CDS encoding acetyl-CoA carboxylase biotin carboxylase subunit, whose amino-acid sequence MTQGITKLLVANRGEIAVRIIRAAQELGIPTVAACSEADLDSQAARLADEVHLLGPARADKSYLNVEALLGALKATGANAVHPGYGFLSENADFAEAVQAAGAIFVGPSPQTIRRMGDKAEARRTAQAAGVPVVPGSPGELFDVEAALAAAELVGFPLLIKASAGGGGRGIRLAQSPAQLREEFPRSQREAQAAFGNGAVYLERFISRARHIEVQVLGDGKHAVHLFERECSLQRRRQKIFEEAPSPALDQQQRETLCASAVRLTESLGYQGAGTLEYLYDDASGEFFFIEMNTRIQVEHPVSELITGIDLVQAMLRIAGGEPLGLRQSDIRLNGAALQMRLNAEDPARDFFPSPGLVEALSWPQGPGVRVDSHLYQGYRVPPYYDSLLAKLIVHGRDRAQALARARVAVAQTRLSGMATTLGLHAELLEQPWLHDADFHTGTLETWLAARRSGGAA is encoded by the coding sequence ATGACCCAAGGCATCACGAAACTGCTGGTCGCCAACCGTGGCGAAATCGCCGTGCGGATTATCCGCGCCGCCCAGGAACTGGGAATTCCCACCGTTGCCGCGTGCAGTGAGGCAGACCTCGATTCCCAGGCCGCGCGTTTGGCCGACGAAGTGCACCTGCTCGGCCCGGCCCGTGCCGACAAAAGCTACCTGAATGTCGAGGCCCTGCTGGGCGCCTTGAAGGCCACTGGGGCCAACGCGGTGCACCCAGGCTATGGGTTTCTCTCGGAGAACGCCGACTTCGCCGAAGCGGTCCAGGCCGCCGGGGCAATTTTTGTCGGGCCCAGCCCACAAACGATCCGCCGCATGGGCGACAAGGCCGAGGCGCGTCGCACCGCACAAGCGGCGGGCGTGCCGGTGGTGCCGGGTTCGCCTGGTGAGTTGTTTGACGTCGAGGCCGCACTCGCGGCAGCCGAACTGGTGGGTTTCCCCCTGCTGATCAAAGCCTCGGCCGGTGGTGGCGGACGGGGTATTCGCCTGGCGCAGAGTCCCGCGCAACTGCGTGAAGAGTTCCCCCGTTCCCAGCGCGAAGCCCAGGCGGCCTTTGGCAATGGCGCGGTGTACCTGGAGCGTTTCATCAGCCGTGCCCGGCACATTGAAGTGCAGGTGCTGGGCGACGGTAAACACGCGGTGCACCTGTTCGAGCGCGAGTGTTCGCTGCAACGGCGGCGGCAGAAGATCTTCGAGGAAGCGCCGTCGCCGGCCCTCGATCAGCAACAGCGCGAAACCCTCTGTGCCAGCGCCGTACGCTTGACCGAGTCCCTCGGCTATCAAGGCGCCGGGACCCTGGAGTACCTGTATGACGACGCCAGCGGCGAGTTCTTCTTCATCGAGATGAACACGCGGATCCAGGTCGAGCACCCGGTCAGCGAGCTGATCACCGGCATCGACTTGGTTCAGGCGATGTTGCGAATCGCCGGCGGCGAGCCATTGGGCTTGCGCCAGAGTGATATCCGACTCAATGGCGCGGCCCTGCAAATGCGCCTGAATGCCGAAGACCCGGCGCGGGACTTCTTCCCCAGCCCAGGCCTGGTCGAAGCGTTGTCGTGGCCGCAAGGTCCGGGCGTGCGGGTCGACAGCCATCTGTATCAAGGCTATCGGGTGCCGCCGTATTATGATTCGCTGCTGGCCAAGCTGATTGTCCACGGTCGCGACCGCGCCCAAGCGTTGGCCCGGGCGCGGGTTGCCGTGGCCCAGACCCGCTTGAGCGGCATGGCGACGACCCTGGGGTTGCATGCCGAGCTGCTGGAGCAACCCTGGCTGCACGACGCCGACTTCCACACCGGCACCCTGGAAACCTGGCTGGCCGCGCGCCGCAGTGGAGGTGCAGCATGA
- a CDS encoding acetyl-CoA carboxylase translates to MAEHTVITPLPGTFYRKATPESANFVEVGAQVSADTVIGLIEVMKQFSELTAGTAGRLSAFLVEDGDPVEPGQVVATLDDE, encoded by the coding sequence ATGGCCGAACACACAGTTATCACCCCACTCCCAGGGACCTTCTATCGCAAAGCCACGCCGGAGTCGGCGAACTTCGTCGAGGTCGGTGCGCAGGTCAGCGCCGACACGGTGATTGGCCTGATCGAGGTCATGAAGCAGTTTTCCGAACTGACCGCCGGGACGGCCGGTCGCCTGAGTGCATTCCTGGTAGAAGACGGCGATCCGGTGGAACCGGGTCAGGTCGTCGCAACACTCGACGACGAGTGA
- a CDS encoding 5-oxoprolinase subunit PxpA, whose protein sequence is MQAVDFNSDMGEGFGPWTIGDGVDTELMGFISSANIATGFHAGDPGTMRRTVEQAKRLGVAIGAHPGFRDLVGFGRRHINAPAQELVDDMLYQLGALRELARVQGVALQHIKPHGALYMHLARDEEAARLLVQNLQRLEPDLLLYCMPGSVIWRVATELGQPVIREFYADREYDLSGSIVFTRNVRAHDPDQVAARVLRACQEGLVRTVEGQDLAIDFDSICLHSDTPGALALVEATRKALDAAGITVRAPR, encoded by the coding sequence ATGCAGGCAGTAGATTTCAATTCGGACATGGGTGAAGGATTCGGCCCATGGACCATCGGCGATGGTGTCGACACTGAGCTGATGGGGTTCATCAGTTCGGCCAATATCGCCACCGGTTTCCATGCCGGCGACCCCGGTACCATGCGCCGCACCGTCGAACAGGCCAAGCGCCTCGGCGTGGCCATTGGCGCACACCCGGGGTTCCGCGACCTGGTAGGTTTCGGTCGCCGGCACATCAATGCACCGGCCCAGGAGCTGGTCGACGACATGCTCTATCAACTCGGCGCCCTGCGCGAACTGGCGCGAGTCCAGGGCGTGGCCCTGCAACACATCAAGCCCCACGGCGCGTTGTACATGCACCTGGCACGGGACGAGGAAGCGGCCCGATTGCTGGTGCAAAACCTGCAGCGCCTGGAGCCCGACCTGCTGCTGTATTGCATGCCCGGCTCAGTCATCTGGCGCGTCGCGACAGAACTCGGCCAGCCGGTGATTCGCGAGTTCTACGCCGACCGCGAGTACGACCTCAGCGGCTCCATTGTCTTTACCCGCAATGTGCGCGCCCACGATCCGGACCAGGTCGCCGCGCGAGTGCTGCGTGCCTGCCAGGAAGGCCTGGTGCGCACGGTCGAGGGCCAGGACCTGGCGATCGACTTCGACTCAATTTGCCTGCACAGCGATACGCCGGGTGCCCTGGCGTTGGTCGAGGCGACACGCAAGGCGCTGGACGCAGCCGGGATCACGGTGCGCGCCCCTCGCTGA